From Methanosarcina lacustris Z-7289, one genomic window encodes:
- a CDS encoding aldehyde dehydrogenase family protein, which produces MKMQINGKAVEACGGEFFGVKNPATGELLETVPLGTEEDVAAAVEAASSAFAGWASVSPQQRGGVLYRAAEIVRQRKEELAALLTQEQGKPLAEARNEIKGFAHVLEYYCGLAGSLRGDFIPVPGNGYAFTVKNPLGVCAAIIPWNMPALIMGWKIAPALISGNTFVLKPASNTSLTNLTLASIFEEAGLPAGVLNVVTGPGETAGESLVRSPEVRKISFTGEARTGKRVAELAARGMKRVTLELGGSDPMLVCDDADLESAAVGALRGRFYNCGQTCTAVKRLYVFESIAEEFIKKLETGVRSLRIGNGLDKNTSIGPLNNQQQWEYIKELVAEMEEKEAGRIITGGKVPAFKGSDKGYFFEPTLVSDVPGDSRLLKEEVFGPLLPVVTVKDLDEAIEEANRTSYGLGASIWTKDLDRARTGCEQLNAGIIWVNQHMKIAPEVPFGGVKESGFGRENGPDALSEYMETKTIILKT; this is translated from the coding sequence ATGAAAATGCAGATCAACGGAAAAGCTGTAGAAGCATGCGGAGGCGAGTTTTTCGGGGTTAAAAATCCTGCAACCGGTGAACTTCTCGAAACGGTTCCCCTGGGCACGGAAGAGGACGTTGCGGCGGCGGTTGAAGCTGCCTCATCAGCTTTCGCAGGCTGGGCTTCCGTATCTCCACAGCAGAGGGGAGGAGTTCTTTACAGGGCTGCAGAAATTGTCCGGCAGAGGAAAGAGGAGCTTGCTGCCCTGCTTACACAGGAACAGGGAAAACCTCTTGCAGAAGCCAGAAACGAAATTAAAGGTTTTGCACACGTCCTTGAATATTACTGCGGACTTGCAGGCAGTTTGCGAGGGGACTTTATTCCGGTCCCGGGAAATGGATATGCTTTCACCGTAAAAAACCCTCTTGGGGTCTGTGCAGCCATAATTCCCTGGAACATGCCTGCTCTGATTATGGGCTGGAAAATTGCCCCTGCCCTGATTTCCGGGAATACTTTTGTGTTGAAACCGGCAAGTAATACCTCCCTTACAAACCTGACTCTAGCTTCTATCTTTGAAGAAGCCGGGCTGCCCGCAGGTGTGCTGAATGTGGTCACAGGCCCTGGGGAGACAGCAGGAGAAAGTCTTGTTCGCAGTCCTGAGGTAAGAAAAATATCTTTTACGGGAGAAGCAAGAACCGGAAAACGAGTAGCTGAACTTGCCGCCAGAGGGATGAAAAGGGTTACTCTTGAGCTGGGAGGAAGTGACCCTATGCTTGTGTGTGACGATGCAGATCTCGAAAGTGCTGCTGTCGGAGCCCTGAGAGGAAGGTTTTACAACTGTGGTCAGACCTGTACTGCAGTCAAAAGGTTGTATGTTTTTGAATCCATAGCTGAAGAATTCATAAAAAAGCTTGAAACCGGAGTTCGGAGCTTAAGAATAGGAAACGGGCTGGACAAAAATACCAGTATAGGGCCTCTTAACAATCAACAGCAGTGGGAATATATAAAAGAGCTCGTAGCCGAAATGGAGGAAAAGGAGGCAGGTAGGATAATTACCGGAGGAAAAGTACCTGCGTTCAAAGGTTCTGATAAAGGGTACTTCTTTGAACCTACCCTTGTTTCGGATGTACCAGGAGATTCCAGACTTTTGAAAGAAGAGGTTTTTGGGCCTTTACTGCCCGTGGTGACGGTAAAAGATCTTGATGAGGCAATAGAGGAGGCAAACCGCACCAGTTACGGACTTGGGGCGTCTATCTGGACAAAAGATTTAGACCGGGCACGAACGGGGTGTGAACAGTTAAATGCAGGCATTATATGGGTCAACCAGCACATGAAAATAGCTCCCGAAGTTCCTTTTGGAGGAGTAAAGGAGAGTGGATTCGGAAGGGAAAATGGACCTGACGCCCTTTCTGAATATATGGAGACCAAAACCATAATTTTAAAAACCTGA
- a CDS encoding DUF3303 domain-containing protein, giving the protein MLFMDVSTWDPSDRDRILEHFAKMEIPEGIDVINQWVDLSGNRYYILYEAESSEAYGAFNLPWSDICMIDSVPVMETSEFMQLLPKYKK; this is encoded by the coding sequence ATGTTATTCATGGACGTTAGTACCTGGGACCCTTCGGATCGTGATAGAATCCTTGAACACTTCGCGAAAATGGAAATTCCTGAAGGAATTGATGTCATCAACCAGTGGGTTGACCTTTCCGGAAACCGCTATTACATTCTCTACGAAGCAGAAAGTTCTGAGGCTTACGGAGCCTTCAACCTGCCCTGGTCCGACATCTGCATGATTGACAGCGTTCCTGTTATGGAAACTTCCGAATTCATGCAGCTTCTGCCCAAGTACAAAAAATAA
- a CDS encoding NAD(P)/FAD-dependent oxidoreductase — translation MKIVIIGSGLAGLSAGYRLCKANEVIVFEKDPDIGGMAASYCLEHSKNKYFIERYYHHIFRSDSELLALIRELELEKQMLWLEAKNAYFVDDKYYPMNTPVEILHFSPLSILDLVKLGLLVLRVRLIKDTEPYDQIKAKDWILDTAGKSVYENFFAPLMKSKFGDNAEKVSAAWLIGRVKIRSDRGKEGEKLGYMRGGFNALIEALAGEITANGGEIQTTKEVTEIVVKDNAVQGVVVGGDFIACDAVISTVEPKVLDAITGGKLGTLHDSLINISYQGTACALIGLDRQLMKDGNYWLNIKADVPFGAVIEHTNYLPFEDYGEHLVYVTSYFQDEKSPLWAQNEENIIDSYLKGLEKMFPGFSRKEVHWTKLYRRIDTAPVYEQGYLKNVLPFAAGSSGLYLAGMFSSTNYPERSLNGSVKAGFEAAELLMKNK, via the coding sequence ATGAAGATAGTCATAATCGGAAGCGGACTTGCCGGTTTGTCAGCAGGTTACAGGCTCTGTAAAGCTAACGAAGTAATAGTTTTTGAAAAAGATCCTGATATTGGAGGAATGGCAGCAAGCTATTGTCTGGAACACTCCAAAAATAAATACTTTATTGAGAGGTACTACCACCATATATTCAGGAGTGATTCGGAACTTCTTGCCCTTATAAGGGAACTTGAGCTTGAAAAGCAGATGCTGTGGCTGGAAGCAAAAAACGCCTATTTCGTGGATGATAAATACTATCCTATGAACACCCCTGTTGAGATCTTACACTTTAGCCCTCTTTCCATTCTTGACCTGGTAAAACTCGGCCTGCTGGTCCTCAGGGTAAGACTGATAAAAGACACGGAGCCGTATGATCAAATAAAGGCAAAGGACTGGATTCTTGATACTGCAGGAAAGTCCGTGTATGAAAACTTTTTTGCTCCCCTGATGAAAAGCAAATTCGGAGACAATGCCGAAAAGGTTTCTGCCGCCTGGCTAATCGGGAGAGTGAAAATAAGGTCGGATAGGGGCAAAGAAGGGGAGAAGCTGGGGTACATGAGAGGAGGGTTTAATGCCCTTATAGAAGCCCTGGCAGGGGAAATAACTGCAAATGGGGGAGAGATCCAGACAACTAAGGAAGTAACGGAAATTGTGGTCAAAGACAATGCCGTACAGGGAGTGGTAGTCGGCGGGGATTTTATAGCCTGCGATGCAGTTATTTCAACTGTAGAACCAAAAGTACTGGATGCAATCACCGGAGGCAAGCTGGGGACCCTGCACGACTCTTTAATAAATATCAGTTATCAAGGGACCGCCTGTGCGTTGATAGGGCTTGACAGACAACTTATGAAAGATGGGAATTACTGGTTGAACATAAAAGCTGATGTGCCTTTCGGAGCTGTAATCGAGCACACTAATTATTTGCCTTTTGAAGACTATGGGGAACATCTGGTCTATGTGACGTCCTATTTTCAGGACGAAAAGAGTCCTCTCTGGGCACAAAATGAAGAAAATATTATTGATTCTTATCTGAAAGGGCTCGAAAAAATGTTTCCCGGATTCTCAAGAAAAGAGGTCCACTGGACGAAACTCTACCGTAGAATAGACACCGCTCCTGTATATGAACAGGGATATCTTAAAAATGTGCTTCCTTTTGCGGCAGGCTCATCCGGACTCTACCTTGCAGGTATGTTCTCTTCAACCAACTATCCGGAAAGGAGTCTGAACGGCTCGGTAAAAGCCGGGTTTGAAGCAGCTGAACTGCTGATGAAAAATAAATAA
- a CDS encoding cation-translocating P-type ATPase, which translates to MYYDQEISSVFEELGTSEEGLSSEEAEKRLGEYGKNELKEKEKISIFRLFLSQFKSILIFILIIASIVSALLGETIDAIVILFTVFLAGVLGFVQEYRAEKAIELLKSLTSPEAVVIRNGTEKKISSTELVPGDIILLQTGDRIPVDARINKEFNLKVDESSLTGESVPVQKITDSLPADTPGTDRKNMVYAGTAVVYGRGRAVVTATGMKTSFGELAGLLGTIERSRTPLQESLDKFGRWIGGATLVIVAFVAVLGVLSGFPPLDMFLWGVALAVAAIPEALPAVVTVGLGLGVRRMVKRHALVRKLPSVETLGATDVICTDKTGTLTQNKMTVEKIYVNGQTLNVTGNGYNPEGKFLKGDSEVPEDDKHLRIFLLGAALCNDSNLYEEDGWKITGDPTEAALVVAAAKAGFEKSKLDRKYPRLGEIPFSSESKRMTTFNKLEDNPENFLNSELVTFSKGAPEVILASCTKIFQNGEMKALTPEQAQEISEQVKELANQALRVMALSFRPLEESFSPEKVSFREIPVEKIEEDMVFSGLIGMRDPPREEVKTAIKTCEDAGIKTVMITGDHKVTAAAIARELRILKENDLTLTGSELDSLDESEFENKVEKVSVYSRVYPIHKLRVIEALKKKGHVVAMTGDGVNDAPALKAADMGIAMGITGTDVSKEASSMILADDNFASIVSAVEEGRNIFKNIKNFITYGLTAHIGEVLIVLIAILGWQILPLLAVQILWINLITDGLPPMALSVEPPDRGLMKQKPRNVEEGLITRREIVAGLGLGGLIASQALIVLVWALNSGVPISKLQTMIFTLVVFSEMFNAFNWRSDRYSVFSLGLFTNKPLVYAVLTTVILQLIVVYIPFLQFAFRTVPLSLSELGSITALASTTLISMEIVKYLNARRVH; encoded by the coding sequence GTGTACTACGATCAGGAAATTAGCTCGGTTTTTGAGGAACTGGGGACATCAGAGGAAGGGTTGAGCTCCGAAGAAGCTGAAAAAAGACTGGGAGAATATGGGAAAAACGAGCTTAAAGAAAAAGAAAAAATCTCTATCTTTCGACTCTTTCTATCACAATTTAAAAGCATTTTAATATTTATCCTGATAATTGCTTCCATTGTTTCGGCTTTACTTGGGGAAACCATTGATGCAATAGTGATTTTATTTACTGTATTTCTTGCAGGGGTTCTCGGTTTTGTGCAGGAGTACAGAGCCGAAAAAGCAATTGAGCTTCTCAAATCCCTGACGTCTCCGGAAGCAGTTGTAATAAGGAATGGGACTGAAAAAAAAATTTCATCAACAGAGCTGGTCCCCGGGGACATTATTCTGCTTCAAACAGGGGACCGCATTCCTGTAGATGCCAGGATAAATAAAGAGTTCAACCTTAAAGTGGACGAATCTTCGCTCACCGGGGAATCCGTGCCTGTCCAGAAAATTACCGATTCTCTGCCTGCAGACACCCCAGGAACTGACAGAAAGAATATGGTCTATGCAGGGACTGCAGTTGTCTATGGAAGAGGAAGGGCTGTTGTCACGGCAACCGGCATGAAAACCTCTTTTGGAGAACTTGCCGGGCTTCTCGGGACAATAGAAAGGTCCCGAACCCCTCTACAGGAAAGCCTTGATAAATTCGGCCGATGGATTGGAGGGGCAACCCTTGTAATTGTAGCTTTTGTTGCAGTGCTTGGGGTCTTATCCGGCTTTCCACCTCTGGATATGTTTCTCTGGGGCGTTGCGCTTGCAGTTGCCGCTATCCCTGAAGCCCTTCCTGCGGTTGTAACAGTAGGGCTCGGGCTTGGAGTAAGGCGCATGGTCAAAAGGCATGCCCTTGTAAGAAAACTGCCTTCCGTAGAAACACTCGGGGCTACGGATGTTATCTGTACTGACAAGACAGGCACGCTTACTCAGAATAAAATGACGGTTGAAAAAATATATGTTAACGGGCAGACCCTCAACGTCACAGGAAACGGATATAACCCTGAGGGAAAATTTTTAAAAGGAGATTCGGAAGTACCGGAAGACGATAAACATCTTCGGATCTTTTTGCTTGGGGCTGCTCTCTGTAACGATTCAAACCTTTATGAAGAAGACGGATGGAAAATTACAGGAGACCCGACAGAAGCAGCTCTGGTGGTCGCTGCGGCAAAGGCTGGATTTGAAAAATCCAAACTTGACCGGAAATATCCGAGGCTTGGGGAAATACCTTTCTCATCCGAAAGTAAGAGAATGACTACCTTCAATAAACTGGAGGACAATCCGGAAAACTTTCTTAATTCCGAGCTTGTGACTTTTTCAAAAGGAGCTCCCGAGGTTATCCTTGCCTCATGTACGAAGATTTTCCAGAACGGCGAAATGAAAGCTTTAACCCCCGAGCAGGCGCAGGAGATCTCCGAGCAGGTTAAGGAGCTTGCTAATCAGGCGCTGCGGGTTATGGCTCTCTCTTTCCGCCCGCTTGAAGAAAGCTTCTCTCCCGAAAAAGTTTCTTTCAGGGAAATCCCTGTAGAGAAGATCGAAGAGGACATGGTCTTTTCAGGGTTAATTGGCATGAGAGACCCTCCCAGAGAAGAAGTGAAAACTGCAATCAAGACCTGTGAGGATGCCGGCATCAAGACTGTAATGATAACAGGAGACCATAAGGTTACAGCAGCTGCAATTGCACGAGAACTCAGAATTTTGAAAGAAAACGACCTCACCCTTACCGGTTCGGAACTTGACAGCCTTGATGAGAGTGAATTTGAAAACAAAGTTGAAAAGGTCTCGGTTTACTCCAGGGTCTACCCTATCCATAAACTGAGGGTGATAGAAGCTCTAAAAAAGAAGGGCCATGTTGTGGCGATGACCGGAGACGGGGTAAATGATGCTCCTGCCCTGAAAGCTGCGGATATGGGCATAGCAATGGGCATTACAGGCACGGATGTAAGCAAAGAAGCCTCAAGTATGATCCTGGCCGATGATAACTTTGCGTCCATTGTCTCGGCAGTTGAAGAAGGACGAAATATATTTAAAAATATAAAAAATTTCATCACATACGGGCTCACAGCCCATATAGGAGAAGTCCTGATTGTCCTTATAGCAATTCTGGGCTGGCAGATCCTGCCTTTGCTTGCCGTACAGATCCTGTGGATCAACCTGATTACAGATGGGCTCCCACCTATGGCTCTTTCTGTTGAACCTCCTGACAGGGGGCTTATGAAACAGAAGCCCAGAAACGTTGAGGAAGGGCTGATAACCCGCCGTGAAATCGTTGCCGGACTGGGATTGGGCGGGCTTATAGCTTCCCAGGCATTGATAGTTTTAGTCTGGGCTCTGAACAGCGGCGTTCCCATTTCGAAACTGCAGACCATGATCTTCACCCTTGTGGTCTTTTCAGAGATGTTCAACGCCTTCAACTGGCGTTCTGACAGATATTCGGTTTTTTCTCTGGGACTTTTTACAAACAAGCCTCTTGTCTACGCTGTCCTGACTACAGTGATTCTGCAGTTGATAGTGGTTTATATCCCGTTCCTTCAATTTGCTTTCAGGACGGTTCCTCTTTCCCTTTCTGAGCTGGGAAGCATAACGGCTTTAGCTTCCACCACACTCATCTCGATGGAGATTGTAAAGTACCTGAACGCAAGGAGAGTTCACTGA
- a CDS encoding cation:proton antiporter yields the protein MSALFQILFLIFSVKILGEAAERVGVPSVMGEILAGILLGVLFLNIETGVITFFAQLGAIFLLFTAGYKEVSLRDLKPAALAALVPTLFQVVFAFAFGFGLGNIFDFSFLQSLFIAVAFSPTSIGVVIRTLIDLNYLSSRPGTVMLSSAILDDIIGIFLLSVVVTFARFNRVPSFLGVLTIAGKILLFLLIIYLLGKYFFPRLFVYAQKMHAKEAVFSFVVMVALFSAYLAEFFGLHATIGAFIGGALISEIPLAKIQDVQSKVEGLAYGILIPLFFAFIGFSIDLPTLGNSGIFPLMVVLFSLSGKLIGGFIGSKAIGFDFYESLIFGIGVMPRAGVELVVLAIGRELGIINQEIFSAIVLMVVVSILVSPPLLKFAIQTERKKKTGNGIRT from the coding sequence GTGAGTGCTCTGTTTCAGATACTATTCCTGATTTTCAGTGTGAAAATTCTGGGTGAGGCGGCAGAAAGAGTCGGTGTCCCCTCAGTCATGGGAGAAATCCTGGCAGGTATCTTACTTGGAGTGCTTTTTCTTAACATAGAAACCGGAGTAATTACTTTCTTTGCCCAGCTTGGAGCCATTTTCCTGCTTTTCACTGCAGGATATAAAGAAGTGAGCTTAAGGGACCTGAAACCTGCAGCATTAGCTGCTCTTGTCCCTACACTTTTTCAGGTAGTTTTTGCCTTTGCTTTCGGTTTCGGGCTTGGAAATATCTTTGATTTCAGTTTTCTTCAAAGCCTCTTTATTGCAGTTGCTTTCAGTCCTACAAGCATAGGAGTGGTGATCAGGACTCTTATAGACCTGAACTACCTTTCCAGCAGACCCGGGACAGTAATGCTCTCCTCGGCAATCCTGGATGATATTATAGGGATATTTCTGCTCTCCGTCGTTGTTACCTTTGCCCGTTTTAACCGCGTGCCTTCATTTCTGGGCGTTCTTACGATTGCAGGAAAAATTCTGCTCTTTCTGCTGATTATTTATCTCCTCGGAAAGTACTTTTTTCCCAGGCTTTTTGTCTACGCTCAGAAAATGCATGCAAAAGAAGCAGTATTTTCCTTTGTGGTTATGGTAGCCCTTTTTTCTGCTTATCTTGCAGAGTTTTTTGGGCTTCATGCAACAATTGGAGCGTTCATAGGAGGGGCATTAATTTCGGAAATTCCCCTTGCCAAAATCCAGGACGTGCAGAGCAAAGTAGAAGGACTGGCTTACGGGATATTGATCCCTCTTTTTTTCGCATTCATAGGCTTTTCAATTGACCTGCCCACCCTGGGAAATTCAGGCATTTTTCCCCTTATGGTAGTCCTCTTTTCCCTCTCAGGAAAACTAATAGGGGGGTTTATAGGGTCAAAAGCCATAGGCTTTGATTTTTATGAAAGCCTTATCTTTGGGATAGGAGTCATGCCCAGGGCAGGGGTAGAACTTGTGGTGCTGGCCATAGGCAGGGAGCTGGGGATTATCAACCAGGAAATCTTTTCGGCGATAGTGCTTATGGTGGTTGTATCCATTCTGGTTTCTCCTCCACTTTTGAAGTTTGCGATTCAAACTGAAAGAAAAAAGAAAACCGGTAATGGAATAAGAACATGA